In the genome of Candidatus Nitrosotenuis sp. DW1, one region contains:
- a CDS encoding ribosomal L7Ae/L30e/S12e/Gadd45 family protein, whose product MSKLLEKALKDALSENKCVLGTKQVVQTIKNAKLVIVSRSVSEGSLEKIQDSAKSQKVATLPFDGSSVALGRLCGLQFRVSAASLTSIPEANIKAIIKESEKQ is encoded by the coding sequence ATGAGCAAATTACTTGAGAAAGCACTAAAGGACGCACTATCTGAGAACAAATGTGTATTGGGTACGAAGCAGGTAGTACAGACAATTAAAAACGCAAAACTCGTGATAGTGTCAAGATCTGTTTCGGAAGGTTCATTAGAAAAAATCCAAGATTCTGCCAAAAGTCAAAAAGTTGCTACGTTACCATTTGATGGTTCATCTGTTGCACTTGGCAGACTATGCGGATTACAATTTAGAGTTTCAGCAGCATCATTGACTTCAATTCCAGAGGCAAACATCAAAGCAATAATCAAAGAATCAGAAAAACAATGA
- a CDS encoding NusA-like transcription termination signal-binding factor — MPQTIKLTTDQMRLISLFQNVTGASARDCVEDEKQNRVIFVVSEGKMGLAIGKGGSHIRNLQNIVKKSVELVEYSDDPVEFLKNMLNPKLVTEVKLNKRLDGTTQAIVLVDPKKKGIVVGREGRNAEKARLLAKRYFEITSVLINSPDKMME; from the coding sequence ATGCCACAAACAATCAAACTTACAACCGATCAAATGCGTTTAATCTCGCTTTTCCAAAATGTAACAGGTGCATCAGCACGTGATTGCGTAGAAGATGAAAAACAAAATCGAGTCATCTTTGTAGTCAGCGAAGGAAAGATGGGGCTTGCAATTGGCAAGGGCGGCTCACACATTAGAAATCTTCAAAACATTGTCAAAAAAAGTGTCGAGCTTGTTGAATATTCAGATGATCCTGTTGAATTTTTGAAAAATATGCTAAATCCAAAACTTGTTACCGAAGTAAAATTAAACAAAAGACTCGACGGAACAACTCAGGCAATAGTCCTAGTTGATCCTAAAAAGAAGGGGATTGTAGTGGGGCGAGAAGGACGCAATGCCGAAAAGGCACGCTTGCTTGCAAAAAGGTATTTTGAAATTACAAGCGTTTTAATTAACAGTCCTGATAAAATGATGGAGTGA
- a CDS encoding 30S ribosomal protein S12, giving the protein MAKSPLGLFAGRVLKAKRKRQRWSIGVYKRRTLGLDRKSNPLGGSPQARGIVLEKVGVEAKQPNSAVRKCVRVQLIKNGKTVTAFLPRDGAMNFIDEHDEVHLEGMGATQGGAMGDIPGVRFKVFKVNGTSLRELVRGRKEKPRR; this is encoded by the coding sequence ATGGCAAAGTCTCCACTCGGTTTATTTGCAGGTCGCGTACTAAAAGCAAAAAGAAAAAGACAGCGATGGTCTATAGGCGTATATAAGAGAAGAACTCTTGGCCTTGACAGAAAATCAAACCCTCTTGGAGGCTCGCCGCAGGCAAGAGGTATAGTTTTAGAAAAAGTAGGCGTTGAGGCAAAGCAGCCAAACTCTGCTGTGAGAAAATGTGTTAGAGTACAACTAATCAAAAACGGAAAAACAGTTACCGCATTTTTGCCCCGAGACGGAGCAATGAACTTTATTGACGAACACGACGAAGTTCACCTAGAAGGAATGGGTGCAACTCAAGGTGGTGCAATGGGAGATATTCCTGGAGTTAGATTCAAGGTATTCAAAGTAAATGGAACTTCCCTAAGAGAACTAGTCCGAGGAAGAAAAGAAAAACCAAGGAGATAG